One region of Mangifera indica cultivar Alphonso chromosome 3, CATAS_Mindica_2.1, whole genome shotgun sequence genomic DNA includes:
- the LOC123211354 gene encoding transcription initiation factor TFIID subunit 9-like produces MAEGDDNMPRDAKIVKSLLKSMGVEDYETGVLHQFLELWYRYVVDVLTDAQVYSEHASKSTIDCEDIKLAIQSKVNFSFSQPPPREVLLELSRSRNRIPLPKVIASPGIALPPEQDALLGPNYQLLIPKRSALAMEETEDEETADPSTSQQQRTDLPQQTPQRVAFPLLKRPKREMF; encoded by the exons ATGGCCGAGGGAGATGACAACATGCCTAGGGATGCAAAGATCGTAAAGTCACTGCTGAAATCCATGGGTGTCGAAGACTATGAAACTGGAGTATTACATCAGTTCTTGGAGCTGTGGTACCGGTATGTTGTTGACGTATTAACAGATGCACAGGTTTACTCAGAGCATGCTAGCAAGTCTACTATTGATTGTGAAGATATCAAGCTTGCTATTCAGTCAAAGGTCAATTTTAGCTTCTCTCAACCCCCACCAAGAGAG GTCCTACTAGAGTTGTCTAGAAGCAGGAACAGAATACCATTGCCGAAGGTAATAGCATCACCCGGCATCGCACTCCCACCTGAGCAGGACGCATTACTTGGTCCTAACTACCAACTGTTGATCCCAAAGAGATCTGCTCTGGCAATGGAAGAAACAGAGGATGAAGAAACTGCTGATCCCAGCACATCCCAGCAACAACGAACGGATTTGCCACAACAAACGCCTCAAAGGGTTGCATTTCCTCTTCTTAAACGCCCAAAGCGCGAGATGTTCTAG
- the LOC123211949 gene encoding E3 ubiquitin-protein ligase SPL2-like yields the protein MSSHGNDFAAILCQFLLSYDGAVLGVTLACSAIRTLLKFHSTSHALRKLETAPQVRVCDLRALLEDDGKKSQTFDHEKNSSRLVVVRGHVEAKSAVEGKNWKNWTNGSGVLVSNYSGHKAVIIQRTQTWLYNEWRGFFGLTPDIHTIFGRSWRKKESSLRMVPFILVEGGWWPQSDFVNVNMDGSKHHLPLIRVYHDLQPLNVSPYALLQAIFGHECPVGVLDEEKILPLGENISAVGICSLKNGIPEICSCKDLPYFLTEMTKYQMVANLACKSQVLFWSSIVLGLLSVGILGYAISRNWNRWKECRELRRLQRTTQAHRDNSNSQDGGDDEAIGDIPDGQLCVICLVRRRMAVFGPCGHVVCCHRCAISVEREISPKCPICRMPIQSSMRIFFS from the exons ATGTCATCGCACGGGAACGACTTCGCCGCGATCCTCTGCCAGTTCTTACTCTCCTATGACGGCGCCGTTTTAGGCGTAACCCTAGCTTGCTCAGCCATCCGCACGCTCCTTAAATTCCACAGCACCTCCCACGCCCTACGCAAACTCGAGACTGCTCCACAGGTCAGAGTCTGCGATCTTCGCGCGCTTTTGGAAGACGATGGCAAGAAATCGCAGACGTTCGATCACGAGAAGAATAGTAGTCGCCTTGTGGTTGTGCGCGGCCATGTTGAAGCGAAATCAGCTGTTGAGGGAAAGAATTGGAAGAACTGGACGAATGGTTCCGGCGTTTTGGTCTCTAATTACAGTGGACACAAAGCCGTTATCATTCAAAGAACTCAAACA TGGCTATACAATGAATGGAGGGGCTTTTTCGGATTGACTCCTGATATACATACCATCTTTGGAAGATCTTGGAGAAAAAAAGAATCATCTTTGAGGATG GTTCCTTTTATTCTCGTTGAAGGGGGTTGGTGGCCACAATCTGATTTTGTTAATGTGAACATGGATGGCTCCAAGCATCACTTACCTCTTATTAGAGTCTATCATGATTTGCAACCCCTTAATGTTTCTCCTTATGCACTCCTCCAGGCAATTTTTGGTCATGAGTGCCCT GTCGGGGTGCTTGATGAAGAGAAGATTCTTCCACTGGGAGAGAATATCAGTGCCGTTGGCATCTGCAGTTTAAAAAATGGAATCCCTGAGATCTGCTCGTGCAAAGATCTTCCCTATTTTCT TACTGAGATGACTAAGTATCAGATGGTAGCCAATCTTGCCTGCAAGTCACAAGTGCTCTTCTGGAGTAGTATAGTTCTTGGGTTGCTGTCTGTTGGTATCCTTGGGTATGCTATTTCCAG GAACTGGAATAGGTGGAAAGAATGTAGGGAACTAAGACGGTTGCAGCGAACAACCCAAGCTCATAGAGACAATTCCAATTCTCAGGATGGTGGAGATGATGAAGCAATTGGAGATATTCCAGATGGGCAACTTTGTGTGATCTGCCTGGTGAGGAGGAGGATGGCTGTATTTGGTCCATGCGGGCATGTTGTTTGTTGTCATCGATGTGCCATATCAGTTGAACGTGAAATATCACCCAAGTGTCCCATTTGTCGCATGCCAATCCAGAGTTCAATGCGGATATTTTTCTCTTGA
- the LOC123211353 gene encoding probable GTP diphosphokinase RSH2, chloroplastic, giving the protein MTGMAVPAIAFYASPPSSVCSSAHQISAHTTYDFDLNSRSSSSTPCSTAPSHKQSIGGLSCLFSSSSTDVAASYNRGEELKELSSSFGYSYGSLKREQSPISVFQVPVSCSGSRSSPISFSLKGTSGLFNGFVRNALGSCVDFANYNSPSFEIDDSGSLNVGSSSVLVDELTFNMEDTILEVNVESYARNFLVDAQSRHKIFNDDFVVKAFYEAEKAHRGQMRATGDPYLLHCVETGVLLAKIGANSMVVAAGLLHDTLDDSFLSYDYVSRTFGAGVADLVQGVSKLSQLSKLARENNTASRTVEAVRLHTMFLAMADARAVLIKLADRLHNMTTLDALPLCKQHRFAKETLEIFVPLANRLGILSWKEQLENLCFKHLNPDQHRELSSKVVESFDKAMITSAIYKLQQALNYEGISYHDLYGRHKSLYSIHCKMLKKRLTMDEIHDIHGLRLIVENEEDCYKALNVVHQLWDEVPGKLKDYIIHPKFNGYQSLHTVVMGEGMAPLEVQIRTKLMHSQAEFGFAAHWIYKEGDCKYASFVLQMVEWARWVLTWQCEAMSKDRSCIGYADSIKPPCKFPTHADDCPYSYKPQCSQDGPVFVIMIENDKMSVQELPANSTIMDLLERAGRGTSRWSPYGFPIKEELRPRLNHEPVGDPTCKLRMGDVVELSPAIPDKSLTEYREEIQRMYERGLTVSSSGPAATSIVGRRS; this is encoded by the exons ATGACGGGCATGGCTGTTCCGGCAATAGCTTTCTACGCGAGTCCACCGAGCAGTGTGTGTTCGTCTGCGCACCAGATCAGCGCCCATACAACGTATGACTTCGACCTCAATTCCAGATCTTCATCTTCGACTCCCTGCTCGACGGCGCCGTCTCATAAACAATCAATCGGTGGACTCTCCTGCTTGTTCTCTTCTTCAAGTACAGATGTGGCAGCTTCCTACAACCGAGGAGAAGAGTTGAAGGAGCTAAGTAGCTCATTTGGTTATTCTTACGGGTCTTTAAAGAGAGAACAGAGCCCGATTTCGGTTTTTCAGGTCCCGGTTTCGTGTAGCGGGTCAAGAAGTAGCCCCATAAGCTTTTCATTGAAGGGGACTAGTGGATTGTTTAATGGATTTGTGAGGAATGCTTTGGGGTCTTGTGTGGATTTTGCTAATTATAATTCTCCAAGCTTTGAGATTGACGATAGTGGGAGTTTAAATGTCGGTTCATCTTCGGTTTTGGTTGAtgaattaacttttaatatgGAGGATACGATTTTGGAGGTTAATGTAGAGTCTTACGCTAGGAATTTTCTTGTTGATGCACAATCTAGACACAAGATTTTTAATGATGATTTCGTTGTCAAGGCGTTTTATGAGGCGGAGAAGGCGCATAGAGGACAG ATGCGGGCTACTGGGGATCCGTATTTGCTGCATTGTGTGGAAACTGGAGTGCTGTTGGCAAAGATTGGTGCTAATTCTATGGTGGTGGCTGCAGGGCTTTTACATGATACACTTGATGATTCATTTTTGAGTTATGACTATGTTTCTAGGACATTTGGAGCCGGAGTTGCTGATTTGGTTCAAGGG GTATCTAAGCTAAGTCAGTTGAGTAAGCTTGCACGCGAGAACAACACTGCAAGTAGAACTGTTGAAGCAGTTCGACTCCACACCATGTTTCTTGCCATGGCTGATGCTAGGGCTGTTCTTATTAAACTAGCAGACCGGTTGCACAACATGACTACACTTGATGCTTTGCCTTTGTGCAAACAACATAGATTTGCGAAGGAGACATTGGAGATATTTGTTCCCTTGGCTAATCGTTTGGGGATCTTGAGCTGGAAGGAACAACTAGAAAATCTATGCTTTAAACATCTTAACCCAGATCAGCACAGAGAATTGTCATCTAAAGTTGTAGAATCTTTTGATAAGGCAATGATCACTTCTGCAATATATAAATTACAGCAGGCTCTCAATTATGAAGGCATCTCTTACCATGATTTATATGGACGGCATAAAAGCTTGTATAGCATTCACTGCAAAATGTTGAA AAAAAGGCTGACAATGGACGAAATCCATGATATTCATGGGCTGCGTTTGATTGTTGAAAATGAGGAAGACTGTTACAAGGCGTTGAATGTTGTGCACCAGTTGTGGGATGAAGTACCTGGAAAGTTAAAGGACTACATAATACACCCTAAGTTCAATGG GTATCAGTCTCTTCACACAGTAGTTATGGGTGAAGGCATGGCTCCACTTGAAGTTCAGATTCGGACGAAGCTGATGCATTCACAAGCTGAGTTTGGATTTGCAGCTCATTGGATATACAAGGAAGGCGACTGCAAGTATGCTTCTTTTGTCCTTCAGATGGTTGAATGGGCACGATGGGTTCTCACCTGGCAGTGTGAAGCAATGAGCAAAGATCGGTCTTGCATTGGCTATGCTGATTCCATAAAGCCACCCTGCAAGTTCCCCACGCACGCTGATGATTGCCCATATTCATATAAGCCTCAATGTAGCCAAGATGGACCTGTCTTTGTCATCATGATTGAAAATGATAAG ATGTCAGTCCAGGAGCTCCCTGCAAACTCCACGATCATGGATTTACTTGAAAGAGCTGGACGTGGAACCTCAAGATGGTCTCCATATGGTTTCCCTATAAAGGAAGAATTGAGGCCAAGGCTGAACCATGAGCCAGTGGGTGATCCCACATGCAAATTGAGGATGGGGGACGTGGTAGAACTCTCTCCAGCCATACCTGACAAGTCTTTAACAGAGTACAGGGAAGAAATCCAGCGAATGTATGAGCGTGGCCTGACTGTGTCAAGCTCAGGGCCTGCTGCCACCAGTATAGTTGGACGGAGAAGTTGA
- the LOC123211950 gene encoding germin-like protein subfamily 3 member 1: MLRILFFFSLLFIFSNNAAAMDFCVANLKRPAGPAGYPCITPTKVRANDFVFHGLGVAGNTTNIIKAAVTPSFVAQFPGLNGLGLSIARLDLAPGGVIPMHTHPAASEILYVLSGKITAGFISSANSVYVETLFKGDVMVFPQGLLHFQTNAGGKPASAVVSFNSPDPGLQILDFALFANNLTSSFVEKTTFLDDATVKKLKGILGGTG; the protein is encoded by the coding sequence ATGCTTCggattctcttcttcttttctctccttttcaTTTTCTCCAACAATGCAGCTGCCATGGACTTCTGTGTGGCAAACCTGAAGCGGCCAGCAGGTCCGGCAGGCTATCCTTGCATAACACCCACCAAAGTCAGAGCAAATGACTTTGTGTTCCACGGCCTTGGCGTTGCAGGAAACACCACAAACATCATCAAAGCTGCTGTGACTCCCTCATTCGTTGCTCAGTTTCCAGGCCTTAATGGGCTCGGTTTATCCATTGCTCGGCTGGACCTGGCGCCAGGTGGAGTTATCCCAATGCACACTCACCCGGCTGCATCTGAAATTCTTTATGTGTTGAGTGGGAAAATCACAGCGGGATTCATTTCATCAGCTAATTCTGTCTATGTGGAGACACTTTTTAAGGGAGATGTCATGGTTTTCCCACAAGGGTTGCTGCATTTTCAAACGAATGCCGGTGGGAAACCAGCCAGTGCTGTTGTTAGCTTTAACAGCCCAGACCCAGGACTTCAAATTCTTGACTTTGCATTGTTTGCTAACAACTTGACTTCTTCTTTCGTAGAGAAGACAACTTTCCTTGACGATGCTACAGTGAAGAAGCTTAAGGGTATACTTGGTGGTACTGGCTAA